One Mycobacterium sp. SMC-4 DNA window includes the following coding sequences:
- a CDS encoding NAD(P)-dependent oxidoreductase, with the protein MSLAGKTMFISGASRGIGLAIAKRVAADGANVALVAKTAEPHPKLPGTVYTAAKEIEEVGGQALPIVGDIRDGDSVTEAVARAVEQFGGIDICVNNASAINLGSIEDVPLKRFDLMNGIQVRGTYAVSQACIPHMKGRDNAHILTLSPPILLESKWLRPTPYMMAKFGMTLCALGIAEEMRDAGIASNTLWPRTMVATAAVQNLLGGDESMARSRKPEVYSDAAYAVLTKPSTFTGNTLLCEDVLLESGVTDLSVYDCVPGAELGVDFWVEGANPPGYTGP; encoded by the coding sequence ATGTCGCTAGCGGGAAAAACCATGTTCATCTCCGGAGCCAGCCGCGGTATCGGGTTGGCGATCGCCAAGCGTGTCGCCGCTGACGGGGCGAATGTCGCGCTGGTCGCCAAGACCGCCGAACCGCATCCCAAGCTGCCCGGCACCGTCTACACCGCGGCCAAGGAGATCGAGGAGGTCGGCGGGCAGGCCTTGCCGATCGTCGGCGACATCCGAGACGGAGACTCGGTCACCGAGGCCGTGGCCAGGGCCGTCGAACAGTTCGGCGGTATCGACATCTGCGTCAACAACGCCTCGGCGATCAACCTGGGTTCGATCGAGGACGTGCCGCTCAAGCGGTTCGATCTGATGAACGGCATCCAGGTGCGCGGCACCTACGCGGTGTCGCAGGCCTGCATCCCACATATGAAGGGCCGCGACAATGCGCACATCTTGACGCTCTCGCCGCCGATCCTGCTGGAATCCAAGTGGCTGCGCCCCACCCCGTACATGATGGCGAAGTTCGGGATGACGTTGTGCGCGTTGGGTATCGCCGAAGAGATGCGCGATGCGGGTATCGCGTCGAACACGCTGTGGCCGCGCACCATGGTGGCCACCGCGGCGGTGCAGAACCTGCTCGGCGGCGACGAGTCGATGGCCCGATCGCGCAAACCCGAGGTGTACTCCGATGCGGCGTACGCCGTGCTGACCAAACCCTCGACGTTCACCGGCAACACGTTGCTGTGCGAGGACGTGCTGCTGGAGTCCGGCGTCACCGACCTGTCGGTGTACGACTGTGTGCCCGGCGCCGAGCTCGGTGTGGACTTCTGGGTCGAGGGCGCCAACCCGCCCGGCTACACCGGCCCGTGA
- a CDS encoding aminoacyl-tRNA deacylase, whose product MARSATPAIAALVAAGAPHSVLQYRHDSRSASFGAEAVDELARDGVAADQIFKTLVVSLPTGLGVAVLPVSAKLSLKAAAAALGAPRATMADPTSAQRATGYVVGGISPLGQRRALPTVLDASALQWDRVWCSAGKRGLEVGLDPHDLVRLTNAAVADIRAI is encoded by the coding sequence GTGGCTCGCTCGGCGACTCCGGCAATCGCCGCCCTGGTGGCCGCCGGGGCGCCGCACAGCGTGCTGCAGTATCGCCACGATTCGCGCAGCGCGTCGTTCGGCGCCGAAGCCGTCGACGAACTGGCCCGCGACGGTGTGGCCGCCGACCAGATCTTCAAGACACTCGTCGTGTCGCTGCCCACCGGCCTGGGGGTGGCGGTGCTGCCGGTGTCGGCGAAGTTGTCCCTCAAAGCGGCTGCGGCGGCCCTGGGTGCCCCACGAGCGACGATGGCCGACCCGACGTCCGCTCAGCGCGCGACCGGGTACGTGGTGGGCGGTATCTCTCCGCTGGGCCAGCGCAGAGCCCTGCCCACGGTGCTGGACGCCTCGGCGCTGCAGTGGGACCGGGTGTGGTGCAGCGCCGGCAAGCGCGGGCTGGAGGTAGGGCTGGATCCGCATGATCTGGTGCGGTTGACCAACGCAGCCGTCGCCGACATCCGGGCGATCTAG